A window of Pyrobaculum aerophilum str. IM2 contains these coding sequences:
- a CDS encoding radical SAM protein — protein MRLAIIDGYTDEPAGLGVPPYLDVYARYVAGAAEAAGANVIHYFTIDGLRENWSESLRKLAKYDIVVLIAGVTTPGKYLGGTPITLDEILDIGRLEGPVKVLGGPVAKFGYGIEGGTVAVPPSKFRRYYDIVASGDVDLVVYRAIREGVERAMPSETHRDFSLIDKFAVLGAKIVTQHPNYGGNLIVELETYRSCPRYVSGGCSFCTTVAYGPVITRPIEGVVEEIKALYAAGVVHFRLGRQADFYAYMAHDIGREDFPRPNPSAIERLLLGIRNAAPGLKTLHIDNVNPGTVARWQEESVAITKLLVKYGTPGNVAAMGVESADPRVIKLNNLKVDAEEALRAVEIFTKYGSLRGYNGMPYILAGINFVAGLPGETSETYRLNVEFLQQILDKGLLVRRVNIRQVLVFPTSRLWPRAKKLTAKLRERKAQFLQFKKWVREVFDREMLRRIVPRGTILREVYTEAYYHGGTYARQVGSYPLLVYVPTRLHLGRYVDVVVVDHGARSVLAVPYPVSVNTAGKRVLKHVPGITREKLTTIIKERPFKSLDELREKVGDGEYLNYVAL, from the coding sequence GTGAGGCTGGCTATTATTGACGGCTACACTGACGAGCCGGCGGGCCTCGGAGTGCCTCCGTATCTTGACGTATATGCAAGGTATGTGGCAGGCGCCGCCGAGGCGGCGGGCGCCAACGTAATACACTATTTTACTATAGACGGGCTTAGGGAGAATTGGTCTGAGTCTTTACGCAAATTGGCGAAATACGACATTGTTGTGCTGATAGCCGGCGTGACTACGCCTGGGAAATACCTAGGAGGCACTCCCATTACCCTTGATGAGATTTTAGACATCGGGAGGCTTGAGGGGCCTGTGAAAGTTTTGGGAGGCCCCGTGGCGAAATTTGGATATGGAATCGAGGGCGGCACTGTGGCAGTTCCGCCTTCAAAATTCCGCCGTTATTACGACATAGTGGCGAGCGGAGATGTGGATCTGGTAGTATATAGAGCTATACGCGAGGGAGTAGAGAGGGCAATGCCCTCGGAGACGCACAGGGACTTTTCGCTTATTGACAAATTCGCCGTTCTCGGCGCGAAAATAGTAACGCAACACCCCAACTACGGGGGCAACCTCATTGTAGAGCTGGAGACTTACCGCTCCTGTCCGAGGTATGTCTCGGGGGGGTGTTCTTTTTGCACAACAGTAGCCTACGGCCCTGTAATTACGCGGCCTATTGAGGGAGTTGTGGAAGAGATAAAAGCTCTATACGCCGCGGGGGTTGTCCACTTCCGGCTGGGGAGACAAGCTGATTTTTACGCCTACATGGCCCACGACATAGGGCGGGAGGACTTCCCGAGGCCTAACCCCTCTGCAATAGAAAGACTGCTTCTGGGTATTAGAAATGCGGCACCTGGACTGAAAACTTTACATATTGACAACGTGAATCCCGGCACTGTTGCCAGATGGCAAGAGGAATCCGTGGCAATAACTAAGCTACTCGTCAAGTACGGGACTCCGGGGAACGTGGCGGCTATGGGCGTTGAGAGCGCAGACCCCCGGGTTATTAAACTCAATAACTTAAAAGTAGATGCCGAGGAGGCTTTGAGGGCTGTGGAGATCTTTACTAAATACGGATCTCTCCGCGGCTATAACGGCATGCCTTATATTCTAGCCGGGATTAACTTCGTGGCGGGGTTGCCGGGGGAAACAAGCGAGACTTATCGCCTCAATGTCGAATTTTTACAACAGATATTAGATAAAGGGCTTCTCGTCAGGCGGGTTAACATTAGACAAGTATTAGTTTTCCCCACGTCGCGTCTGTGGCCAAGGGCCAAGAAGCTTACTGCAAAACTGAGAGAGAGGAAGGCGCAGTTCTTACAATTTAAGAAGTGGGTAAGAGAAGTCTTTGACCGCGAAATGCTTAGGAGAATTGTCCCGCGGGGCACGATTCTAAGAGAGGTTTACACAGAGGCGTATTATCACGGCGGCACTTACGCAAGACAAGTAGGATCGTACCCACTCCTCGTGTACGTACCCACTAGGCTGCACCTGGGGAGGTATGTGGATGTCGTCGTCGTCGACCATGGAGCCCGTAGCGTGTTGGCCGTGCCGTATCCTGTCAGTGTGAATACGGCGGGTAAGAGGGTGTTAAAACACGTCCCCGGCATTACGCGGGAAAAGCTGACAACAATAATAAAGGAGAGGCCGTTTAAATCTCTAGACGAGCTGAGGGAGAAAGTAGGCGACGGCGAGTATCTCAACTACGTTGCTCTTTAA
- a CDS encoding ankyrin repeat domain-containing protein, with translation MVKSLLEHGADPCAKDDEGATPLDKAKRGAYKRCPLPRNS, from the coding sequence ATCGTTAAGTCGCTTTTAGAACACGGCGCGGATCCGTGTGCTAAAGATGACGAAGGTGCGACGCCGCTTGACAAAGCAAAGCGGGGGGCTTACAAGCGCTGTCCATTGCCTCGCAACAGCTAA
- a CDS encoding zinc finger domain-containing protein, whose amino-acid sequence MSIRGAKFHGPTPPSDTTTNWVLAPLERGVVFACPNCGKTTIIRSARSRKLGVTYRCPECGFVGP is encoded by the coding sequence ATGTCAATTAGGGGGGCGAAGTTCCACGGGCCGACTCCGCCTTCAGACACGACTACAAACTGGGTGCTGGCGCCGCTGGAAAGAGGCGTCGTATTTGCGTGTCCTAATTGTGGGAAAACTACTATTATAAGAAGCGCAAGGTCGAGGAAGTTAGGCGTGACCTACCGTTGCCCTGAGTGCGGCTTCGTGGGGCCTTGA
- a CDS encoding protein kinase domain-containing protein, protein MAEGHRYLHGCGLYHGDLKPENVIVVGGVCKIADLCSLRKALSAYCKSASPVCTHGYCAPEQKFSDLAGWEIK, encoded by the coding sequence GTGGCTGAGGGCCACCGCTATCTCCACGGCTGCGGGCTCTATCACGGCGACTTAAAGCCTGAGAACGTCATCGTGGTGGGGGGCGTGTGTAAAATCGCTGATCTCTGCTCACTCAGAAAGGCGCTCTCCGCCTATTGTAAGTCGGCCTCACCTGTCTGTACTCACGGCTACTGCGCCCCGGAGCAGAAGTTCAGCGACTTGGCTGGCTGGGAGATTAAATGA
- a CDS encoding transcription elongation factor NusA produces MVKIPFCEFCVKTRVLCQKCQSLLDSGRYQWLDVEVSDALLKVARKINLSEVEYVKSYEVDDLVIVLMRNTKRIPRGAFVQFEKELSSALGRSVKVVEYGSINEVIAQIVSPAKLLTISTSWLPDGTTETVVKIPSRELRRLPIRPERLQAIISQISGANVKVELVKERELRA; encoded by the coding sequence ATGGTGAAAATACCGTTTTGCGAATTCTGCGTCAAGACGCGCGTGCTGTGTCAGAAATGCCAGTCGTTATTAGACAGCGGGAGGTACCAGTGGCTAGATGTAGAAGTTTCAGACGCGTTGTTAAAAGTGGCGCGTAAAATAAACTTATCGGAGGTAGAATATGTAAAGTCTTACGAAGTTGACGATTTAGTTATTGTACTGATGAGAAATACAAAGCGCATTCCCAGAGGCGCTTTTGTCCAGTTTGAAAAAGAGCTGTCCTCAGCACTCGGGAGGAGCGTGAAAGTTGTTGAATACGGAAGCATAAATGAAGTTATTGCGCAAATCGTATCGCCAGCCAAACTGCTCACAATATCTACTTCGTGGCTACCCGACGGCACTACGGAGACTGTGGTGAAAATCCCCTCAAGAGAGCTGAGGAGACTGCCCATTAGGCCCGAGAGATTACAGGCTATAATAAGCCAAATCTCTGGCGCAAATGTGAAAGTGGAGTTGGTTAAGGAGAGGGAATTAAGAGCATAA
- the pth2 gene encoding peptidyl-tRNA hydrolase Pth2, translating to MDVKMTIAIRGDLKISCGKAAAQAGHAAVECVLAAMGDAKWRKWLDQWLEEGQKKIVLTADDAAHLYQLHERAKSLGLPTAVVIDAGLTELPPGTPTAICVGPAPDELVDKVTGSLKLYK from the coding sequence ATGGACGTGAAAATGACTATAGCCATTAGGGGGGATTTGAAAATCTCGTGCGGCAAGGCGGCGGCGCAGGCGGGACACGCCGCTGTGGAGTGCGTGCTGGCCGCCATGGGAGATGCGAAGTGGCGCAAGTGGCTTGACCAGTGGCTAGAGGAGGGGCAGAAGAAAATTGTGCTCACGGCTGACGACGCCGCTCATTTGTACCAGCTTCACGAGAGGGCCAAGTCCCTCGGATTGCCAACTGCCGTAGTAATAGACGCCGGGTTGACTGAATTACCGCCTGGCACTCCCACCGCCATATGTGTGGGGCCGGCCCCCGACGAGTTAGTTGATAAAGTCACCGGCTCGCTGAAGCTGTATAAGTAA
- the aspS gene encoding aspartate--tRNA(Asn) ligase produces MYPKKTHWTAEITPNLHGTEVVVAGWVWELRDIGRVKFVVVRDREGFVQVTLKAGKTPDHLFKVFAELSREDVVVIKGIVEASKIAKSGVEIFPSEIWILNKAKPLPIDIWSETPDLATRLKWRSVDLKRPRNLVVFTVASAMLRSIREVLYGEGFVEVFTPKIIVTSTEGGAELFPVMYFERVAYLSQSPQLYKEQLTASLERVFEIGPAYRAEKHNTDYHLNEFISVDAEAAFMDYNDIMDILEKIMRRLASTVSEYAPKLEEVGIKALMELSNIPRVDYDEAVDRLRQLGYAVNWGDDFTVEMQKALMKYYGPVYFIVNFPASLRPFYTKRKDGEKSESYDLIINGIEVASGATRIHKRDELEEEMKKRGLDPRLFESHLSVFDYGMPPHAGFGLGFNRLVTALLGLDNVRHATLYPRDRYRVEP; encoded by the coding sequence GTGTATCCTAAAAAGACCCACTGGACCGCGGAAATTACTCCAAATCTCCACGGGACTGAAGTAGTTGTTGCCGGTTGGGTATGGGAGTTGAGAGACATTGGGAGAGTGAAGTTCGTGGTGGTGAGAGATAGGGAGGGGTTTGTGCAAGTCACGCTCAAGGCGGGAAAAACCCCCGATCATTTGTTTAAAGTGTTCGCAGAACTGAGTAGAGAGGACGTCGTGGTAATTAAAGGCATTGTTGAGGCCAGTAAAATTGCCAAAAGTGGTGTGGAGATTTTCCCCAGCGAGATATGGATTTTAAACAAGGCCAAGCCGCTTCCAATAGACATATGGTCTGAGACTCCCGACTTGGCCACTAGGCTGAAGTGGCGTTCAGTGGATTTAAAGAGGCCGAGAAATCTTGTTGTTTTCACCGTTGCCTCGGCAATGTTGCGGAGTATTAGAGAAGTTCTTTACGGGGAGGGGTTTGTGGAGGTTTTCACGCCGAAGATAATAGTTACTAGCACGGAGGGCGGGGCGGAGCTTTTCCCAGTTATGTACTTCGAAAGAGTAGCTTACCTTTCCCAAAGTCCGCAGTTGTACAAGGAGCAGCTCACAGCCTCGCTGGAGAGGGTTTTTGAAATAGGCCCGGCATATAGAGCTGAAAAACACAACACTGACTATCACCTCAACGAATTCATTTCAGTAGACGCCGAGGCTGCATTTATGGATTACAACGATATAATGGACATCTTGGAAAAAATTATGAGACGTTTGGCGTCTACTGTATCAGAGTACGCCCCAAAGCTGGAGGAAGTGGGTATTAAAGCGCTGATGGAGTTGTCCAATATTCCCAGAGTTGATTACGACGAGGCGGTGGACAGACTTAGACAACTCGGCTACGCGGTTAACTGGGGAGATGACTTCACTGTGGAAATGCAAAAGGCGCTTATGAAATACTACGGACCTGTGTATTTCATAGTTAACTTCCCAGCATCGCTACGGCCGTTTTATACCAAGCGGAAGGACGGCGAAAAAAGCGAATCATACGACTTGATTATAAACGGCATAGAAGTGGCGTCAGGCGCCACCAGGATACACAAGAGGGATGAGCTCGAAGAGGAGATGAAAAAGAGGGGGCTGGATCCCAGGCTTTTTGAAAGCCATCTGTCAGTGTTTGACTACGGCATGCCGCCCCACGCCGGCTTTGGCTTGGGATTTAACAGGCTAGTAACTGCGCTACTCGGCCTAGACAACGTAAGACATGCAACGCTCTATCCCCGCGACAGATACAGAGTAGAGCCTTAG
- the fen gene encoding flap endonuclease-1 — protein sequence MGVTELGKLIGKEVRREVKLESLSGKCIALDAYNALYQFLASIRQPDGTPLMDRAGRITSHLSGLFYRTINLLEAGIRPVYVFDGKPPEFKLAEIEERRKTREKAMEEVLRAIKEGRREDVAKYAKRAVFITSEMVDEAKRLLSYMGVPWVQAPSEGEAQAAYMARKGHCWAVGSQDYDSLLFGSPKLVRNLAVSPKRKIGEEVIELTPEIIELDAVLRALRLKNREQLIDLAILLGTDYNPDGVPGVGPQKALKLIWEFGSLEKLLETVLKGAYFPIDPLEIKKFFLNPPVTDQYATEVRDPDEAALKDFLIREHDFSEERVSKALERLRKARGKLKTSSLDSFF from the coding sequence GTGGGAGTTACTGAGTTGGGTAAGCTTATTGGCAAAGAGGTCCGCCGCGAGGTTAAACTGGAAAGTCTCTCGGGCAAGTGTATTGCCCTTGACGCGTACAACGCCTTGTACCAATTCCTTGCGTCTATTAGACAGCCAGATGGGACGCCTCTAATGGACAGAGCTGGGAGGATTACTAGTCATCTCTCGGGTTTGTTCTACCGTACTATCAACCTCCTTGAGGCCGGCATTAGGCCTGTTTATGTTTTTGATGGGAAGCCTCCCGAATTTAAACTGGCTGAAATTGAAGAAAGGAGGAAGACGCGTGAGAAGGCCATGGAAGAGGTGTTGAGGGCCATTAAGGAGGGGAGGAGGGAAGACGTGGCTAAATACGCCAAAAGGGCTGTTTTTATTACCAGCGAAATGGTGGACGAGGCCAAGAGGCTGCTGAGCTATATGGGCGTACCCTGGGTCCAAGCTCCAAGCGAGGGGGAGGCGCAAGCGGCTTATATGGCTAGAAAAGGACACTGCTGGGCCGTGGGAAGCCAGGATTACGATTCGCTGTTATTTGGATCCCCCAAGTTAGTCAGAAATCTAGCGGTATCCCCTAAGCGTAAAATTGGAGAAGAGGTAATAGAGCTCACGCCGGAAATTATTGAGCTAGACGCCGTCCTCAGGGCTTTGAGGCTAAAGAACAGAGAGCAACTAATAGACTTGGCTATTTTACTCGGCACAGATTACAACCCAGACGGCGTTCCCGGAGTGGGCCCCCAGAAGGCGTTAAAACTAATATGGGAATTTGGATCGCTTGAAAAACTATTAGAAACTGTATTAAAGGGGGCGTATTTCCCCATTGACCCCCTGGAGATAAAGAAGTTCTTCCTCAATCCCCCAGTCACTGATCAATACGCCACTGAGGTGAGAGACCCAGACGAGGCGGCCCTCAAGGACTTTCTTATACGCGAACACGACTTCAGCGAGGAGAGGGTGTCTAAGGCACTTGAGAGGCTGAGAAAAGCCCGGGGGAAGTTAAAAACTTCCTCTCTCGACTCCTTTTTCTAA
- a CDS encoding CDC48 family AAA ATPase — MSDWIELRVQESKARDANRPVVRIDPEVMERAGIVVGDVVEIVGRRRTAAKVWNGLPEDRGKGVIRMNSILRKNADVSLNETVKVRRVEPKPAAFVKLAPVSMTIAVDANFLQYIKQRLREYVLVEGDMLQIHVLSQPLTFQVVQTKPSNTVLIITEDTQIQIFEKPVSGVKIPHVTWEDIGDLEDAKQKIRELVELPLRHPELFKHLGIEPPKGILLIGPPGTGKTLLAKAVANEANAYFVAINGPEIMSKYYGESEARLREIFEEAKKNAPAIIFIDEIDAIAPKREEVTGEVEKRVVAQLLTLMDGLQERGQVIVIGATNRPDAVDPALRRPGRFDREIWINPPDFKGRYEILLIHTRNMPLAPDVDLRKLAEMTHGFSGADLAALAREAAMSALRRAIQSGLIDLNQPSIPPEVFEKIKVTMTDFTSALREIVPSALREIHIEVPRVRWEDVGGLENVKQELREAVEWPLKYPDKFKKFGLRPPKGILLFGPPGTGKTLLAKAVATESGANFIAVRGPEIFSKWVGESEKMVREIFRKARMAAPAVVFIDEIDALATARGLGGDSLVTERVVAQLLAEMDGIKALENVVVIAATNRPDLVDPALLRPGRFDRIIYVPPPDFKARLDILLIHTRSTPLAKDVDLEELARRTEGYSGADLELLVREATFLALREDINAKEVSMRHFEEAMKKVRPSITPDMLKFYESWLEKARQLTVSAKAKATPPLYL, encoded by the coding sequence GTGTCTGACTGGATTGAGCTAAGAGTCCAGGAGAGTAAGGCCCGTGACGCCAACAGGCCGGTGGTTAGAATTGACCCTGAGGTTATGGAAAGGGCCGGAATTGTTGTTGGAGACGTGGTGGAGATTGTGGGAAGGAGGAGGACTGCGGCTAAGGTCTGGAACGGCCTCCCTGAGGATAGGGGGAAAGGCGTTATTAGAATGAACAGTATTTTGCGTAAAAATGCAGACGTTTCGCTTAATGAGACTGTAAAAGTAAGAAGGGTGGAGCCTAAGCCCGCGGCTTTTGTAAAACTAGCCCCAGTCTCTATGACTATAGCCGTCGACGCCAATTTCTTACAGTACATAAAACAAAGGCTTAGGGAATACGTACTCGTTGAGGGCGACATGTTACAAATTCACGTCCTCAGCCAGCCCCTGACTTTTCAAGTAGTACAAACTAAGCCATCTAACACCGTGTTAATTATTACAGAGGACACGCAAATTCAGATTTTCGAAAAGCCGGTATCTGGAGTTAAAATCCCGCATGTGACTTGGGAGGATATTGGCGATTTAGAAGACGCCAAGCAGAAAATTAGAGAGCTTGTGGAGCTCCCCTTGCGCCATCCCGAGTTGTTTAAACATTTAGGCATTGAGCCTCCCAAGGGAATTCTCCTCATTGGCCCTCCGGGGACTGGGAAGACTCTCTTGGCCAAGGCCGTTGCCAATGAGGCCAATGCCTATTTCGTCGCCATAAACGGCCCCGAGATTATGTCTAAATACTACGGCGAATCTGAGGCAAGGCTGAGGGAGATATTTGAAGAGGCTAAGAAAAACGCCCCGGCGATAATTTTCATAGACGAAATAGACGCCATAGCCCCAAAGAGAGAGGAAGTGACTGGGGAGGTGGAGAAGAGAGTAGTGGCCCAGCTACTTACGCTAATGGACGGGCTACAAGAAAGAGGACAAGTGATAGTCATAGGCGCCACCAACCGCCCAGACGCAGTAGACCCGGCGTTGAGAAGGCCGGGGAGATTCGACAGAGAAATTTGGATTAACCCGCCTGACTTCAAGGGGAGGTATGAAATTCTCTTAATACACACCCGTAACATGCCCCTGGCTCCTGACGTAGATTTGAGAAAACTGGCCGAGATGACCCACGGCTTCTCCGGGGCTGATCTGGCCGCCCTGGCTAGAGAGGCCGCCATGTCGGCGTTGCGGAGGGCGATACAAAGCGGCTTAATTGACTTGAACCAGCCGTCTATACCTCCTGAGGTGTTTGAGAAAATTAAGGTGACAATGACCGATTTCACAAGCGCGCTTAGGGAGATAGTCCCCTCTGCGTTGAGAGAAATACACATAGAGGTTCCTCGGGTCCGCTGGGAGGACGTCGGAGGCTTAGAAAACGTAAAGCAAGAGTTGAGAGAAGCCGTGGAGTGGCCTTTGAAATATCCAGACAAGTTTAAGAAATTTGGACTGAGGCCTCCCAAGGGCATATTGCTCTTCGGGCCTCCCGGCACTGGGAAGACCCTCTTGGCGAAGGCCGTGGCCACTGAGTCAGGCGCCAATTTCATTGCGGTAAGAGGCCCGGAGATATTCTCTAAATGGGTCGGCGAGTCTGAGAAAATGGTGAGGGAGATTTTTAGAAAGGCGCGTATGGCGGCGCCGGCGGTGGTGTTTATAGACGAAATAGATGCCTTAGCCACTGCGAGAGGGCTTGGCGGCGACTCGCTTGTAACAGAACGCGTCGTGGCGCAGTTGCTCGCCGAAATGGACGGCATAAAGGCGCTTGAAAACGTGGTGGTAATCGCCGCAACAAATAGACCTGATCTTGTAGACCCGGCGTTGCTGAGGCCCGGGCGTTTTGATAGAATTATTTACGTGCCTCCTCCAGATTTTAAGGCGAGGCTTGACATCTTGCTTATACACACTAGATCCACGCCTCTTGCAAAAGACGTCGACTTGGAGGAGCTAGCCCGGAGGACTGAGGGATATTCCGGGGCGGATTTAGAGCTTTTAGTAAGAGAGGCGACGTTCTTAGCGCTTAGGGAGGACATAAACGCAAAGGAGGTTTCAATGAGGCATTTTGAAGAGGCTATGAAAAAAGTGAGGCCCTCTATAACTCCCGACATGCTTAAGTTCTACGAGTCGTGGCTGGAGAAGGCCAGGCAGTTAACAGTTTCTGCTAAGGCGAAGGCCACGCCCCCGCTGTATTTATGA
- a CDS encoding protein-L-isoaspartate(D-aspartate) O-methyltransferase, producing the protein MAKRLVEELERDGIVKSERVKRALLTVPREEFVLPEYRMMAYEDRPLPLFAGATISAPHMVAMMCELIEPRPGMKILEVGTGSGYHAAVCAEAIEKKGRIYTIEIVKELAVFAAQNLERLGYWGVVEVYHGDGKKGLEKHAPFDAIIVTAAADVIPPALIRQLKDGGVMVIPVEERLGQVLYKVVKRGDKIEKKAITYVMFVPLR; encoded by the coding sequence ATGGCTAAAAGACTTGTAGAGGAGTTAGAACGCGACGGAATTGTAAAAAGCGAGAGAGTAAAAAGGGCATTGCTTACCGTACCCCGCGAGGAATTCGTCTTGCCGGAATACCGCATGATGGCTTATGAGGACAGGCCGCTTCCGCTGTTTGCCGGCGCTACTATTTCCGCGCCTCATATGGTCGCCATGATGTGCGAGCTAATCGAGCCCCGGCCGGGGATGAAAATACTAGAGGTGGGCACTGGCTCAGGATACCACGCGGCCGTCTGCGCCGAGGCTATTGAGAAAAAGGGGAGGATTTACACAATAGAGATAGTAAAAGAACTCGCAGTATTCGCCGCGCAGAATTTAGAAAGGCTGGGCTACTGGGGAGTCGTAGAGGTATACCACGGAGATGGGAAAAAAGGGTTGGAGAAACACGCGCCGTTTGACGCCATAATCGTCACCGCAGCCGCCGACGTTATACCCCCAGCGCTTATAAGGCAGTTAAAAGACGGCGGCGTTATGGTCATCCCAGTTGAGGAGCGGTTGGGCCAAGTATTATACAAAGTAGTAAAAAGAGGGGATAAGATCGAGAAGAAGGCCATAACTTATGTTATGTTCGTGCCGCTAAGATGA
- a CDS encoding elongation factor 1-beta, which translates to MSAEVALVYRVLPDSAEVNIEKLKNDVINKLAPKYKVDKVEVEEIGFGIKALRLYIRMPESDEYSSDEIEELLRSVEGVGGYELEYFSRLSF; encoded by the coding sequence ATGTCGGCTGAGGTAGCACTTGTATACAGAGTCCTCCCAGACAGCGCCGAGGTGAATATTGAGAAGTTAAAAAACGACGTTATTAATAAGTTGGCGCCTAAATACAAGGTGGATAAGGTGGAGGTCGAAGAAATTGGGTTTGGCATTAAAGCCTTGAGGTTATATATCAGAATGCCGGAGTCAGATGAGTATAGTTCCGACGAGATAGAGGAGTTGTTGAGATCAGTAGAGGGAGTGGGCGGCTACGAACTGGAATATTTCTCCAGGCTGAGTTTTTGA